One window of Polycladomyces zharkentensis genomic DNA carries:
- a CDS encoding polysaccharide pyruvyl transferase family protein — protein MQILLHGYYGAGNLGDDAILESIIDSFAQKFPKASFTVVSKGLCPAYRGPRRVKTIRIDSHSAVKNAVRQASFVVLGGGGILQDYNGWEPHYNFGSKARGMNYYGQVVDLAKKFGKPVYFYGIGAGPFFSQHAKQYAIRLLAGARRATVRDADSLKMVRSVGNIRLTADPALNLKHDPPKTALKYLRSEGVPVHKTLVGISLRPWKFKGGGRKAFIEAMAKVASGIVRNSKAHLVLLPFSRNGDAAVLNELAKRLPAGSYTLMRKHYPPKAMKGICGRLSLMIGMRLHSLILSAAMGVPVMGLSYDPKVALFMRSIRMSSYCHPLHPLPTPKMTRQALTLMKPSISWRRNYQSHVLKLKVREKQNIPFLFQGV, from the coding sequence ATGCAAATTTTACTTCACGGCTATTATGGCGCCGGCAATCTGGGGGATGACGCCATATTGGAATCAATCATAGACAGCTTCGCCCAGAAGTTCCCGAAAGCTTCCTTCACCGTTGTTTCCAAAGGACTTTGTCCGGCATACAGGGGTCCCCGCCGTGTGAAAACGATCCGTATCGATTCTCACAGCGCCGTTAAAAACGCAGTTCGGCAAGCCAGCTTTGTCGTTCTCGGGGGTGGTGGGATCCTACAGGATTATAACGGTTGGGAGCCTCACTACAACTTCGGAAGTAAAGCGAGAGGAATGAATTATTACGGTCAGGTGGTCGATTTGGCCAAAAAGTTTGGCAAGCCGGTCTATTTCTACGGGATCGGTGCAGGGCCTTTTTTCTCCCAACATGCGAAACAGTATGCTATCCGTTTGTTGGCCGGAGCCAGAAGAGCTACGGTGCGGGATGCCGACTCGCTGAAAATGGTCCGCTCCGTGGGAAACATCAGGCTAACTGCGGATCCGGCCTTAAATTTGAAGCATGATCCACCCAAAACAGCTCTGAAGTATCTGCGTAGCGAAGGAGTACCCGTACACAAGACATTGGTCGGCATCTCCCTGCGACCCTGGAAATTCAAAGGGGGGGGACGGAAAGCATTCATCGAGGCAATGGCGAAGGTCGCTTCCGGCATCGTCCGCAACAGCAAGGCCCACCTGGTCCTCCTCCCTTTCAGCCGTAACGGTGATGCCGCTGTCTTGAATGAACTCGCCAAACGCCTGCCGGCCGGCAGTTATACGCTGATGAGGAAACATTACCCTCCCAAAGCGATGAAAGGGATCTGCGGCCGGCTTTCCCTGATGATCGGTATGCGTCTGCACTCTCTGATCCTGTCTGCTGCCATGGGAGTACCGGTCATGGGGCTCTCTTACGATCCCAAGGTCGCACTGTTTATGAGATCGATCCGCATGTCCTCATACTGCCACCCCCTTCACCCTCTTCCCACCCCGAAAATGACCCGACAAGCCCTGACACTGATGAAACCGTCAATCTCGTGGCGAAGGAACTACCAATCCCATGTACTGAAGCTGAAAGTCAGGGAAAAACAAAATATCCCATTTCTGTTTCAGGGGGTATAA